The proteins below are encoded in one region of Sphingobium yanoikuyae:
- a CDS encoding M17 family peptidase N-terminal domain-containing protein, which produces MDAPIVGTYRTVRFRAGPVDAIASDVDLLIGGMPVLSATSRIDPGACALDAALSGTLSQLRAGGLFDGRFGETMILSSPPPPVRCRSLMIVGMGEIDDLDAERLGRLAAVAMRAALRLNSCSIACLLRLLDPAATKVAQRAAARAMMAGVLAALDAYLSPGPAPGRFAGLNWTFDQPDSAADVLGTIIAQWPAAPR; this is translated from the coding sequence ATGGATGCGCCGATCGTCGGCACATATCGCACCGTCCGCTTCCGCGCCGGGCCGGTCGATGCGATCGCGAGCGATGTCGATCTGCTGATCGGCGGCATGCCGGTCCTGTCCGCCACGAGCCGGATCGATCCTGGCGCCTGCGCGCTCGACGCCGCCCTGTCAGGCACCTTGTCGCAATTGCGCGCGGGCGGCCTGTTCGACGGCAGGTTCGGCGAGACGATGATCCTGTCCAGCCCGCCGCCGCCGGTGCGCTGCCGGTCGCTGATGATCGTGGGCATGGGGGAAATCGACGATCTGGATGCCGAACGGCTGGGCCGGCTGGCCGCCGTGGCGATGCGCGCGGCGCTCCGGCTCAACAGCTGTTCGATCGCCTGCCTGCTGCGGCTGCTCGATCCGGCGGCAACGAAGGTCGCGCAACGCGCCGCCGCCCGTGCGATGATGGCCGGCGTGCTGGCGGCGCTGGACGCCTATCTCTCTCCCGGTCCCGCTCCCGGCCGGTTCGCCGGCCTGAACTGGACCTTCGACCAGCCCGACAGCGCCGCCGACGTGCTGGGCA
- the rutA gene encoding pyrimidine utilization protein A, producing MQVGVFVPINNNGWLISENAPQYLPSFDLNKEIAQRAEKHGLDFLLSMIKLRGFGGKTQFWEYGLESFTLMAGLAAVTEKIRIFATCPTLIIPPAFAARMCNTIDSISHGRFGLNLITGWQPPEYTQMGLWPGDEHFRNRYDMLDEYAGILRELWETGRSDFKGRYYQMDDCLVRPQPQADMKIICAGSSEAGLAFSAKWADYAFCLGKGVNTPTAFAFNNDRLAKFAAQTGRAVSVFVLIMVIAAETDEEAMAKWQSYNDGVDIEAIAWLADQGAKDTVNTDTNVRQLAAPEGAVNINMGTLVGSYASVARMLDEMAQVPNTGGVLLTFDDFVEGVEAFGTRIQPLMKSRAESDRHSQSSHRS from the coding sequence ATGCAGGTCGGCGTTTTCGTTCCCATCAACAATAATGGCTGGCTGATCAGCGAGAACGCCCCGCAATATCTGCCGAGCTTCGACCTCAACAAGGAAATCGCCCAGCGCGCCGAGAAACATGGCCTCGATTTCCTGCTGTCGATGATCAAGCTGCGCGGTTTCGGCGGCAAGACGCAATTCTGGGAATATGGGCTGGAAAGCTTCACGCTGATGGCCGGCCTTGCTGCGGTGACGGAGAAGATCAGGATCTTCGCCACCTGTCCCACGCTGATCATCCCGCCCGCCTTTGCCGCGCGCATGTGCAACACCATCGACAGCATCAGCCATGGTCGCTTCGGCCTCAACCTCATCACCGGCTGGCAGCCGCCCGAATATACGCAAATGGGGCTTTGGCCGGGCGACGAGCATTTCCGCAACCGCTACGACATGCTCGACGAATATGCCGGTATATTGCGCGAACTATGGGAAACCGGCCGTTCGGACTTCAAGGGCCGCTATTACCAGATGGACGATTGCCTGGTCCGCCCCCAGCCGCAGGCGGACATGAAGATCATCTGTGCCGGATCATCGGAGGCGGGCCTCGCCTTCTCGGCCAAATGGGCGGATTATGCCTTTTGCCTCGGCAAGGGCGTCAACACACCCACCGCCTTCGCCTTCAACAATGACCGGCTTGCAAAATTCGCGGCGCAGACCGGCCGCGCCGTGTCGGTGTTCGTGCTGATCATGGTGATCGCGGCCGAGACGGACGAGGAAGCCATGGCCAAGTGGCAAAGCTATAATGACGGCGTCGATATAGAGGCGATCGCCTGGCTGGCCGATCAGGGCGCGAAGGACACCGTCAACACCGACACCAATGTCCGCCAACTGGCCGCGCCCGAAGGGGCCGTGAACATCAATATGGGCACGCTGGTCGGCAGCTATGCCAGCGTAGCGCGGATGCTGGACGAAATGGCGCAGGTACCCAATACCGGCGGCGTGCTGCTGACCTTCGACGACTTCGTGGAAGGGGTGGAGGCCTTCGGCACCCGCATCCAGCCGCTGATGAAGAGCCGCGCCGAAAGCGACCGACATTCCCAATCTTCCCACAGAAGTTAA